In Notolabrus celidotus isolate fNotCel1 chromosome 22, fNotCel1.pri, whole genome shotgun sequence, the genomic stretch GCTCAGTTGCTCAGATTCAAAGTGCTGGAGTACATTTGTGGTCCTTCCCTGTCCGTTCTCCCTCTCGGTGAACACAGTGCCGTGTTGATAAAAGATAGAAAAGTCTTTTCTTTTCACAGTCGTTGATTCCAGAAACACAGTAATACGGTCTTCAACATTTCGCCTTaatcctccttcctctccaggGTTGTCTGTGTGGCGTGGATCCCGTTGCTGTACACCGGGAACGGCAGCGTCGAGAAAAGTCCCTCCGCCGTCGTGAAAACGTTTGCCGCCGTCGGCATCTGGCCTCCCAGGGCGCCGTTAGCTCCCGACGCGGCGGGCGATCCGACGAAGGGGccggccgccgccgccgccgacaTGTTCAACCTGTGGACGTGGTGGTACAGCATCTCCATGGGCGTCTTCGGGTCCAAGCCGAACCCTGAGCCGTCCACGAAGTTCATGGCTGCGTTCGGGAGGAGGTTCCCTTGCGCCATGGCCAGTGTGACGTCCGCCGGTGCGTACCTGATGGTGCCGGTGGTGTAGACCCGTGGAGCCGTCGTGCTGGTGGACGCCAGAGTCCCCGTGACCCGGTGGACCAGCGGCAGCACCACGTTACCGGCCTGCAGACGCTGCAGCGCCTCGAGGTCGCCGGAGTACAGcagcgaggaggaagaggtcGACGAGGacgcagaggaggaggaggaagaggaggaagaagaagaggaagtggtGGGCGTACCTTGTTGCTTGTCTCTCGGGGAGGCCgacagaggaggggagagggggtcGGCGGACGAGGCGCTGGAGGGAGGAGCTAAACTGGCGGCGCTGGAAGCAGACGACGGGGCGGAGCTTCCGTTGTAAGGTGGCTTCCTCACCCCTCCTGCGCCCCCTTCTGTCCCTGGAGGGGTGAGGACAGAGTCTGGGATGGCGACCTGCAGAGAGCCTCCTTGGGGAGAGGGGAAGGACTCGTGGCTCCCTGGCGCCGCCGGTTTGGAGGTCATGCTGTACGGCGACTCGTTCCTGGAGATCTCTCTGTTGGGCGGGTAGTTCCAGATGCTGCTGTCGTTGTCGAAGTTGATCGGTTCCGCCATCTCGGTCTTGATTTTCAAGACTGACGATGCACCCGGGCTGTTCGGGGATCCAGAGTTGGCGAGGAGGTGGGAGGAGTTGGCGGATGACGCCTCGACCAGCGGCGTCGCGTCGTCCATGCCGACCGGGCTGGGCGTCGTCGAGGAGAGACGAAGCCTTCTGCTCCGGGATCCGTCCCACTTCTgcactttcctcctcttcctcctcttctggaGCTTGTTCCCGGCGTCGCAGTTCTGCACgcctccctcctccacctcatcgtcgtcctcctcctcctcttcctcctcctcctctgaggaAGAAGTTTGTGGGTTGTGCAGCTGTACTTCTTCCCCCTCTCCGTAGTGCTCTACTTTGATATGAAGCCCTCCCAGATTCCCAAGTCCTCCGATGGCGCCGAGCCCTCCTAACCCTCCCAGTCCTGCTAACCTCCCCaaccttcctcctccacctcctcctcctcctcctcctcctcctcctcctcctcctccaccgctcgcctcctccacttcctccggCTCTCCATCCGACGGTTCCAGGCTGTCGTCGCTGTCCTGGCTCTCGGGGTTACTCGAGCTGTCTCCTTCTTCCTGGCGCTTCATGTCTTGTTCGGAGGAACAGTGGGGTTGTCCCGGCTGCTGGCGCTTGCTGTCTGCCTCGGGGTCCTCGCTGCGTTCTGATTGGTGGCCGGACTTTCCCTCTGACTTGGTGTTCTCGTTGTctgtggaggagaaagaggaacaTCGTTAGGTACAAGGTCTGTTTTTGAAAGGCCTTTGGAAGACCAGATGATCGCTTTGGTCTCCAATGAAATATCAAAACCATTATTTAAAGTATCAATAAGACATTTTGTACGGGTGTTCGTGGTCCTCAGAGGATGCCTGCCTATCCAGTTTATCCAGAGTACCATTAAAAGTTTGACATATGCAGAGGAAATTGGAGTAACTTGGTCTTAATTGGATGGATTCCTTCAAAAGTTTTGGAAGACGTTGGCGTCCCCCTTCAGGATCAGTTCTTATAACTAATCTGATTCTGTGACTTTACCTTCGACTTCATCATTCAGTCAAACTTTTAATCTGCCAGGGACTTCACTAAGTATCCAATCACCTGTAAATCTTTGAATACATTCATTTGTACGTGGacgtttttttaaaatgacgACTTCCTGTGCCGTTCTGTCTTTTCATGTCTTTGCACCGACTGATCGACCGAGTTAGAAACACGCTCTTTGTCtgaattcactgcatttcaaatTATTCTACAAGTTGCATttctgtgaatatttaaaaaaatatgtgaacagttgttttcaaattgGTTAGGACGTCaaatagtgaatatatttcttcaaatgtttttttaaaatgatgcttttcaaagtacatcatctgtgcttttaaataaatgcagaatctgaaTCAGAAATGAGCGTGACAAAGTATTATGccagttggtgataagagcaaaAATAactcatataacatgtaggatATAACAGGCTCCAATACaagcagaactcagctgccagggttctcatgcacaccaagccctggcagcacatcacccccaccctcattcacctccactggctccctgtaaagtaccacatcacctataagctcctcctcctcacctactaatctctgcatgccctcgcccccccaatacctggctgacctcctccacctccaccaacATACTCCATCCCAGAACCTAAGGTCtttggacctgggtctcctctccatcccaaggactaagctgcagaccttCAGGGACAGAGCCTTCAAGTGTGGGAACCCCTACTCTGTggatctctctccctcccgacatctgcagcgccccaaccctggacggttttaagaaagcagtcacaACGCACCTTTACCTCAGGACCTTTCCCtgttagatatccccacctaccccccagaccccgtACCTATCTTGACTCCCTACGAGCCATCATGTAACCTCAGATCCTCCGTTAGGTCTTTATTAACTATTCCAGACTCAAACAGAAACACCAAGGGTGATCCAGCATTTTCTGTTCCTGCCCCTGAGCTGTGGAACGACATGCCGGAGGATACCAGGGAGTGTTGGGTTTTGGTCATCTACAAGCTGgactctgcaaaaaaaaaaaaccctcccttaaaccccctccctcctcctgcatCCAGTCTGAATCCTCCCAGGCCGACCCCTCAGGTGTTGACTCCTTCATTTCCACGGACAGGTTCCTCCGTGTGCCGTGTTGTGTCGtggatgcactgatgtgtgtTCAGTATCTGTAGCTGCTGCTGTTCAGGCA encodes the following:
- the LOC117806548 gene encoding neuronal PAS domain-containing protein 3 — protein: FSSTDNENTKSEGKSGHQSERSEDPEADSKRQQPGQPHCSSEQDMKRQEEGDSSSNPESQDSDDSLEPSDGEPEEVEEASGGGGGGGGGGGGGGGGGGRLGRLAGLGGLGGLGAIGGLGNLGGLHIKVEHYGEGEEVQLHNPQTSSSEEEEEEEEEDDDEVEEGGVQNCDAGNKLQKRRKRRKVQKWDGSRSRRLRLSSTTPSPVGMDDATPLVEASSANSSHLLANSGSPNSPGASSVLKIKTEMAEPINFDNDSSIWNYPPNREISRNESPYSMTSKPAAPGSHESFPSPQGGSLQVAIPDSVLTPPGTEGGAGGVRKPPYNGSSAPSSASSAASLAPPSSASSADPLSPPLSASPRDKQQGTPTTSSSSSSSSSSSSASSSTSSSSLLYSGDLEALQRLQAGNVVLPLVHRVTGTLASTSTTAPRVYTTGTIRYAPADVTLAMAQGNLLPNAAMNFVDGSGFGLDPKTPMEMLYHHVHRLNMSAAAAAGPFVGSPAASGANGALGGQMPTAANVFTTAEGLFSTLPFPVYSNGIHATQTTLERKED